One Citrus sinensis cultivar Valencia sweet orange chromosome 5, DVS_A1.0, whole genome shotgun sequence genomic window, AAGACCCAATTCTACTACTTGTCTGTGTTTTCTCTCAACTAAgccattttgatgatgagtaTGAGGACAAGAGTGCCTAAATAAAATGCCACACtgatttaaaaattcagtGAATGATCTGTATTCTCCCCCCCAGTCAGATTGCAGTATCTTAATGGTTGTTTGGAATTGGTTTTCAACTTGTAACTTGTATAGCTTAAAAACCTCTAAAGCttctaatttcaatttcaatggGTAAATCCAAGTATATCTAgtgaaatcatcaacaaaactAATATAATATCTAAAACCTTCTCTTGAAATAACTGGTGAGGGACCCCAAAGATCAGTGTGTATAAGCTCAAGAGCtgatttggttttgatttctGTAACTGGGAAATGCAACTTGTGTATCTTACCCAACTGACATGCTTCACAGAAATGTTGTGTTGCTTGTTTAACCATATTCAGAGAAAACTAATCAGCATGATGGAGTTTAAGTAAATGCAATAAgctttgagagtttgggtggCCAAATCTTCTGTGTAGAAGAGCTATTTTATTAGGTTTATCAGAACATACATCAAAACCATTCTGTAAACAAttgtttgaattatttatgtaCTTTACAGATGGCATATGAGAAGCAAGATGACAGCATGATAACATTGACAGAGGTTTATTAGCTTGACTATGAGACAGGGGAGATGACTGAAAATTCTTGGTAGAAGACATAGGTTTGACCAGCAGTTTATACAACCCTTTCTCAGCAATGCCCTGCATTAGAACTTGTCCCTTCAGCAAATCCTTCACAACACAAAATGATCCAAGAAATTCAACAGAAATGTTATTGTCAGTGGTAAGTTTTGAAATACTTATTAGGTTCTTGGTGATAGAGGGAACAAGCAAGATATCTTTAAGTGCAATATGTGAATATGTAGGTTGAGATTTTGAATtcttgaatgaaaaataagagtcACCAATATGAGTTATTGACAAACCTTCACCATTGCCAATAATGAGCTTATCATTACCTCTAAACTCATCTCTGATGGTCAGATTTCCCATGTTGTTTGTCAGATGATGAGTGGCACCACTGTCCAGGTACCAACCTTCATCTGCAGGTCCTTCACAATATGCAGCAGAAGCAGTTCCAACCCAGGGCATACCAGAATTGTCAGATGCACAAGGATATCCAGACTATGACATGTGTAATCCATTATTGTTGACAGGCCATGGATCATCATTTGTTGGATAGTAAGGTATGTATGCAGGTTCATAATTTGCTATGTAGGCAGACTTTGAACCTTTTCCTCTCTGAAATTGCCTTGGTGGCTGAGGTATGTAATTCTCTTCAAATCTATGCCAGCATTCAACAGCAGTATGTCCTACTTTGAAGCAAATCTGACATGTATTCATAGAATCATCGCTGTTGGATACGTGTGACTCAAAAGGGGGTAAATTTCCAGTACCATTGAAACCAGTACTGCCAAAAGAGCCTCTTCCAGAAGAACCAAATCTATTGCTTCTCATCATCATTTGATTTCTTCCTTGATTACCAAAATGACCAGTTCCAGCAGGAAAACCCCTTGGATGAGAATTCAAAAACATTCCTCTACCATTAAACATACCATTTCTACTACCTGAGTGACCATTATAATTACCTTGGACACCTTCTGTATATCCTCCTTTCCTAGCTTGACCTCTTATTTGAGCATAGTATGCATTCATCatactattattattccaGTTAGACATATTAGCATAGTTTACATTAATCATGTGCTTTTCACTTTGATTTTGTTCAAGTCTGGCCTCATGAGTAAGTAATAAGGCATAAGCATCATCATAATCCAATTTGCTTGCTGTGATAAAAGTAGCTAAATCCAAATAGCCAGCTCCTAGACCATTGAGAATTTGCTGCAACATATCTCTATCTGATACAGGACTACCAGCACATGCTAATTTGTCTGTaacttgtttcatttttaagcaaTATTCTTCAATACTTAGTGAATCTTTTCTTAAGACACTCATCTCATACTTAAGTTGAAGAACTCTAGCCTCAGATTGTACACCAAACCTTTTCTCTAGTGTTTTCCATATATCGAATGAAGTAGTGCATGAGTGAACTAAACTGAGAATACCTTCAGTTATTGAGCTAAGAAGCCAGCTGAGTAATGTTTGATCTTGAGATCTCCAGATTGTGTATTCAGGATTCTCGATCTGTTGAGAAGAGCCAGTAGTTGTTTCAGTAAAGCTTGATGATGCTATGAATCGGTTTGGTGCAATCCGTTCTCCATTGATGTATCCTTCAAGTCGATTTCCTCTAATGGAGGCCAGGACTTGATTTTTCCAGAGCATGTAATTAGATCTATCCAATTTGATTGGTGTGATGAAAGAAAAGGTTGTCTAATTTGTAGCTACTgtattttgattgtttgtaATTGCCATgattggctctgataccatgaagaaattgtaaaaCTGAATAAATGCTGCTGTTTGGCAGCTGAGAAAATGCAGAggaaaattctttatttcattaatgaattgatattttGTACTTAGAAACAAACACGAAACGTGCAGCTATTTATACATGCTACACTTACTAACTAATTGCTTACTAACTGATTATTAATCACAAGCTCACTCAGCTAATCAATAACAGAACACAGAGTATGCATTGTGAGGTTAGTTAGGCTGGTAACTTCTGCTGACGTGGACCTTCTGATGTGGCACTAATGACAGCTGATAACTTGACACGCTgactcttcttcttcacttctGTACAATGAGCTATCTTCACACAAACAAACACTCTCAAAAAGCGAGCTAGCTACCCAGATGGCAAAACCAAGAATTCTTGCAATGACAATGTTGTTTCTTGTTACGGCGACAACATTGATGAACATGGCGTCACAAGCAAACGCTCTGATGCCGTACACACAATCACCTTTCTTTGACATGATGTTCCCAATGACGGAAGAGCCTTTCAGGGTTCTTGAACAAACCCCTTTAACAATCGCAAAAGGAGCTGATCATCATCAAACTCTAGCCCTGGCGAGAGTAGACTGGATGGAGACACCAACAGCTCACGTGATTATGCTTGACATTCCAGGGATGAAGAAAGATAATGTGAAAATTGAAGTTGAAGAGAGCAGAGTACTGAGAGTGAGTGGGGAGAGGAAGAGTAATGATTATTATAAGGAGGGAGTTGAAAGAGAGAAATGGCACAGAGCTGAGAGGACATTTGGCAAGTTTTGGAGGCAGTTTAGGATGCATATGAGTGCTGACTTGGGTCATATTAAAGCTCACATGGTAAATGGGATTCTGAGGGTCACAGTACCAAAGCTTgctgaggagaagaagaggcAGCCTAAGGTTATTAACATTCATGAAGAGTCTGGTAATTCTTCcgatgaagatattaaggCTACCAAGGCTCAAATGTAATTGATTAAAGAAAGAAGTGATTGCTTTGCTTGATgtgctatttatttatgatctGTTCTTGGTTTTGTTGTGAGATGTTTCTCTTTGGATTCTCTGTTTAATGTATTTTGATGGGTTTTTGAGGATGACTTGCATGTATTGACATAAAGTGCTTTTTATAAATCCTAATCCTACA contains:
- the LOC127902339 gene encoding 22.7 kDa class IV heat shock protein-like; translation: MLFLVTATTLMNMASQANALMPYTQSPFFDMMFPMTEEPFRVLEQTPLTIAKGADHHQTLALARVDWMETPTAHVIMLDIPGMKKDNVKIEVEESRVLRVSGERKSNDYYKEGVEREKWHRAERTFGKFWRQFRMHMSADLGHIKAHMVNGILRVTVPKLAEEKKRQPKVINIHEESGNSSDEDIKATKAQM